The following coding sequences lie in one uncultured Mailhella sp. genomic window:
- a CDS encoding DUF5691 domain-containing protein translates to MDPRLRLFGSLALIGASRRLPSFPESEFPAGSLIRELADASDSSPEALSRVLLCGAGALFVCSLAGHRPASVESAPETPRPCPEETRASLPEGVPVTDVMGEIFRNGPLRLQWEALAHLEKKNMVLPHSLLVPALVMGRGAPALRPLLARTAGERGLWLASLNPDWRMFAASSDGEPDQDAWEHGRPMQRQAFFLAARTKDPAQARALFEKDMASMDASERAALLGLFSHGLSGGDEELLERLLKKDRSREVKKTAALLLSRLPKSAYLSRMGERLSVCMEGLLSAPKPSALTGLFRAAAAAVGMADKADFIAPPESYDKSWAEDLITEKPPIPQLGPRAGWLYQMACVMPPSWWTERTGREPEELIALSARSEWKKPLQTAWGDAELRFGDEDWARAMLKFMKKGDVWPSSSGRLDVFYLAGLLNREERERTWESLLSGETLTAFLEDVLSRQELDYRMSSALADRAVQALGARLASASRRDYALSYVVAELAMTLPSDRLDKALQVLAALPEDSPNREIFDRFSAIALQRRTMDEYFS, encoded by the coding sequence ATGGACCCCAGACTTCGTTTGTTCGGCTCCCTGGCCCTCATCGGAGCGTCGCGGCGCCTGCCGTCGTTTCCCGAGAGCGAGTTTCCCGCAGGCTCGCTGATCCGGGAACTTGCCGACGCCTCGGACTCCTCGCCGGAAGCTCTTTCCCGCGTGCTGCTCTGCGGCGCGGGAGCGCTCTTTGTGTGCAGTCTGGCGGGGCATCGCCCCGCATCCGTGGAAAGCGCGCCGGAGACGCCCCGGCCGTGCCCGGAGGAAACGCGCGCATCTCTGCCGGAAGGCGTTCCGGTGACGGACGTGATGGGAGAAATTTTTCGGAACGGGCCGCTGCGGCTGCAGTGGGAGGCGCTTGCGCATCTTGAGAAGAAAAACATGGTGCTGCCTCATTCGCTGCTCGTGCCTGCGCTGGTCATGGGGCGCGGCGCGCCTGCGCTGCGTCCGCTGCTTGCGCGCACGGCGGGCGAGCGCGGATTGTGGCTTGCCTCGCTGAATCCCGACTGGCGCATGTTCGCCGCCTCATCCGACGGAGAGCCGGATCAGGACGCCTGGGAACACGGCCGTCCCATGCAGCGGCAGGCCTTTTTTCTTGCCGCGCGCACGAAGGATCCCGCGCAGGCGAGGGCGCTCTTTGAAAAGGACATGGCTTCCATGGACGCTTCGGAGCGCGCCGCGCTGCTGGGGCTTTTTTCGCACGGCCTGTCCGGCGGGGACGAAGAGCTGCTGGAGCGCCTGCTCAAAAAGGACCGCAGCCGCGAGGTGAAGAAAACGGCGGCCCTTCTGCTTTCCCGCCTGCCGAAGAGCGCGTATCTCTCGCGCATGGGCGAACGCCTTTCCGTCTGCATGGAAGGCTTGCTGTCCGCGCCGAAGCCGTCGGCGCTCACCGGTCTTTTCCGCGCGGCGGCGGCCGCCGTGGGCATGGCGGACAAGGCAGACTTTATTGCGCCGCCCGAGAGCTACGACAAGAGCTGGGCGGAGGATCTCATCACGGAAAAGCCGCCGATTCCGCAGCTCGGGCCGCGCGCCGGATGGCTGTATCAGATGGCCTGCGTCATGCCGCCGTCGTGGTGGACGGAGCGCACCGGAAGAGAGCCGGAAGAGCTGATTGCGCTTTCCGCCCGTTCGGAGTGGAAGAAGCCCCTGCAGACGGCCTGGGGCGACGCGGAGCTTCGCTTCGGCGACGAAGACTGGGCGCGCGCCATGCTGAAGTTCATGAAGAAGGGCGACGTGTGGCCGTCTTCGTCCGGCAGGCTCGACGTTTTTTACCTGGCCGGTCTGCTGAACAGGGAGGAGCGCGAAAGGACGTGGGAATCCCTGCTTTCCGGGGAAACGCTGACGGCGTTTCTGGAGGACGTGCTCAGCCGTCAGGAGCTCGACTACCGCATGTCTTCCGCGCTGGCGGACAGGGCCGTTCAGGCGCTCGGCGCGCGGCTGGCGTCGGCCTCTCGCCGGGACTACGCCCTGTCCTATGTTGTCGCCGAGCTCGCCATGACGCTGCCGTCGGATCGTCTGGACAAGGCGCTTCAGGTTCTGGCCGCGCTGCCGGAGGATTCCCCGAACCGCGAAATTTTCGATCGTTTTTCCGCCATCGCCCTGCAGCGCAGGACGATGGATGAGTATTTTTCCTGA
- a CDS encoding SWIM zinc finger family protein, protein MDITVDAVLALAPDDASVKAARSLASPGKWQTLGFDEASAWGLCQGSGSKPYQTKVDLSGPACSCSCPSRKIPCKHALALLLLLAQQKGAFAEGGRPDWVSEWLEGRQQRAAKKEAGASAKKSAAPSAKKEAARLERMRAGLDELVRWMNDQVRQGLSSLSGRYDEWNRLAARMVDAQMPGVAARVRELSALTDAGDDWPAEMLGRMGELQLLAEAFSRMDSLSPAEQADVRAALGLLPDKGAVLAGNDAVADVWSVMGVSVAEEDRLWRRRVWLYGKQSGRTALVLDFSHGSRSFEPVFLPGDHVRMTLAFYPGASPLRAVAAGDLVPEPGGALPQRTLDEALSDMAARVAANPWQRPLPLFFGGAKLTRSESGWQLACEGNRLIPLVLDDAAAWNMLAACGGRPLFVCGEWSGGALVPAGVFPQTAS, encoded by the coding sequence ATGGACATCACGGTGGACGCTGTACTTGCCCTGGCTCCGGACGACGCATCCGTCAAGGCTGCGCGCTCTCTGGCCTCGCCCGGCAAATGGCAGACGCTCGGCTTTGACGAGGCTTCCGCATGGGGGCTCTGTCAGGGAAGCGGATCAAAACCCTATCAGACGAAGGTGGACCTTTCGGGGCCTGCGTGTTCGTGTTCCTGCCCGAGCCGCAAGATTCCCTGCAAGCACGCGCTGGCGCTGCTTCTGCTTCTGGCGCAGCAGAAGGGCGCGTTTGCGGAGGGCGGCCGTCCCGACTGGGTGAGCGAGTGGCTGGAAGGCAGGCAGCAGCGGGCCGCGAAAAAGGAAGCGGGAGCGAGCGCCAAAAAGAGCGCCGCGCCTTCTGCCAAAAAGGAAGCCGCGAGGCTTGAGCGCATGCGCGCGGGACTCGACGAGCTTGTCCGCTGGATGAACGATCAGGTGCGTCAGGGCCTGTCGTCTCTTTCCGGGCGCTACGACGAGTGGAACCGGCTGGCCGCCCGCATGGTGGACGCGCAGATGCCCGGCGTGGCCGCGAGGGTGAGGGAGCTTTCCGCACTGACGGACGCAGGCGACGACTGGCCCGCCGAAATGCTCGGCCGCATGGGCGAGCTTCAGCTGCTGGCGGAGGCGTTTTCCCGCATGGACAGCCTTTCTCCGGCCGAGCAGGCCGACGTGCGCGCCGCGCTGGGCCTTCTTCCCGACAAGGGGGCCGTGCTTGCCGGAAACGATGCGGTTGCCGACGTGTGGAGCGTCATGGGCGTGAGCGTGGCCGAAGAGGACAGGCTGTGGCGTCGCCGGGTGTGGCTTTACGGGAAGCAGAGCGGGCGCACGGCGCTGGTTCTGGATTTTTCTCACGGCTCCCGTTCGTTTGAGCCGGTCTTTCTGCCGGGTGATCATGTGCGCATGACGCTTGCCTTCTATCCCGGAGCGTCTCCGCTTCGGGCCGTGGCGGCAGGCGATCTTGTGCCCGAGCCCGGCGGAGCGCTGCCGCAGCGCACGCTCGACGAGGCGCTTTCCGACATGGCCGCGCGCGTGGCGGCCAATCCGTGGCAGAGGCCGCTGCCGCTGTTTTTCGGCGGCGCGAAACTGACGCGTTCAGAGAGCGGCTGGCAGCTTGCGTGCGAGGGCAATCGGCTGATTCCTCTGGTTCTCGACGACGCCGCGGCCTGGAACATGCTGGCCGCATGCGGTGGACGCCCGCTTTTTGTCTGCGGCGAGTGGAGCGGCGGCGCGCTGGTTCCGGCGGGTGTTTTTCCTCAGACGGCATCGTAG
- a CDS encoding [FeFe] hydrogenase, group A: MGSMIIDGIRVEFTDETNVLTVIRNAGIDLPTLCYVSELSVYGACRLCTVKDDEGRYFASCTVRPRDGMNIQTNTPELRQYRRTLLELLLASHDRDCTVCNKNGDCHLQNLAERMGVRNIRFKSAQEHHEVDNSSNCIVRTPSKCILCGDCVRMCDNIQSVDALDFAGKGVATLVTPAYNRRLAETDCVGCGQCRVVCPTGAISIKSTVDQVWAALADPKNKVVAQVAPAVRTAIGDRFGFPAGKNVMNRLVTVMHRLGFEEVYDTAFGADLTVTEESRELEKRLASGEKLPLFTSCCPAWVRFCEKRHPDFIPNLSTCRSPMQMFGAVLRAWDDEKPDEQGRRLVSVAIMPCTAKKDEILRPESRTNGRQDVDFVLTTEELIGMIQSYGLNLNGADKDAADMPFGITSGAGLIFGASGGVTEAVLRNFIAGHNRQKLDELKRVGVREERGIREFSFHHNGRDIRAAVVSGLRNADTVLNAIRNGEKSYDFVEFMACPGGCIMGGGQPVSSSGSMFRARRDSLYETDINMQIKKTNENPLLDTLYATLLKGREHELLHRNMGGH; this comes from the coding sequence ATGGGCAGCATGATCATCGACGGCATCCGCGTCGAATTCACCGATGAAACCAATGTGCTGACGGTCATACGCAACGCGGGCATCGATCTGCCCACGCTCTGCTACGTTTCGGAACTTTCCGTGTACGGCGCCTGCCGTCTCTGCACGGTCAAGGACGACGAAGGCCGCTATTTCGCTTCCTGCACGGTGCGCCCGCGCGACGGCATGAACATTCAGACCAACACGCCGGAACTGAGACAGTATCGCCGCACCCTGCTCGAACTGCTGCTCGCCTCCCACGACCGCGACTGCACCGTGTGCAACAAGAACGGCGACTGCCACCTCCAGAACCTCGCCGAACGCATGGGCGTGCGCAACATACGCTTCAAGAGCGCGCAGGAACATCACGAGGTGGACAACAGTTCCAACTGCATCGTGCGCACGCCGAGCAAGTGCATACTCTGCGGCGACTGCGTGCGCATGTGCGACAACATTCAGTCCGTGGACGCCCTCGACTTCGCCGGCAAGGGCGTGGCCACTCTGGTCACTCCCGCCTACAACCGCCGCCTCGCCGAAACCGACTGCGTAGGCTGCGGTCAGTGCCGCGTGGTCTGCCCCACGGGAGCCATTTCCATCAAGAGCACCGTGGATCAGGTGTGGGCGGCCCTTGCCGATCCGAAAAACAAGGTGGTCGCGCAGGTGGCTCCGGCCGTGCGCACGGCCATCGGCGACAGATTCGGCTTTCCCGCCGGCAAGAACGTCATGAACCGCCTCGTCACGGTGATGCACCGCCTCGGCTTCGAGGAAGTGTACGACACCGCCTTCGGCGCGGATCTCACCGTGACCGAGGAAAGCCGCGAACTCGAAAAACGCCTCGCCTCGGGAGAAAAGCTGCCGCTCTTCACGAGCTGCTGCCCCGCCTGGGTGCGCTTCTGCGAAAAACGGCATCCGGACTTCATTCCCAATCTGTCCACCTGCCGCTCGCCCATGCAGATGTTCGGCGCAGTGCTGCGCGCCTGGGACGACGAAAAGCCCGACGAACAGGGGCGCCGTCTCGTTTCCGTGGCCATCATGCCCTGCACGGCCAAGAAGGACGAAATTCTCCGGCCAGAATCGCGCACCAACGGCCGCCAGGACGTGGACTTCGTGCTCACCACGGAAGAGCTCATCGGCATGATTCAGAGCTACGGGCTCAACCTGAACGGCGCGGACAAGGACGCCGCCGACATGCCCTTCGGCATCACCTCGGGCGCGGGCCTCATTTTCGGCGCGAGCGGCGGCGTCACCGAGGCCGTGCTGCGCAACTTCATTGCGGGGCACAACCGTCAGAAGCTCGACGAGCTCAAGCGCGTGGGCGTGCGCGAAGAGCGGGGCATACGGGAATTTTCCTTCCATCACAACGGCAGGGACATCCGCGCGGCCGTGGTGAGCGGTCTGCGCAACGCCGACACGGTGCTGAACGCCATCCGCAACGGCGAAAAAAGCTACGACTTCGTGGAATTCATGGCCTGCCCCGGCGGCTGCATCATGGGCGGCGGCCAGCCGGTTTCCTCCTCGGGCAGCATGTTCCGGGCCCGTCGCGATTCCCTGTACGAAACGGACATCAACATGCAGATCAAGAAAACCAACGAGAACCCCCTGCTCGACACGCTCTACGCCACGCTGCTCAAGGGCAGGGAGCACGAGCTGCTGCATCGGAACATGGGCGGCCACTGA
- a CDS encoding DUF5682 family protein, translating to MDESLQIRIFGIRHHGPGCARSLVRAFEQWRPDAILVEGPPEGESVLPLAADEAMTPPVALLVYAEDEARRAAFYPFAEFSPEWQALRYALAEGVPVRFMDLPAAVRFALEKREEEAERAAAETAENASAQADGESPELAQEGETRTAQLEAPDETGAEKTASHEAGAEQPGSDGEPDAGQEESVPFDADDPLDWLGRAAGYESGESWWNHMVEERLDGLELFEAIREAMTAVRQEREQRDGAVSGLEALREAHMRSCLRKAKKEGFSRIAVVCGAWHVPALEAKVAARDDNALLKGLPKMKAVATWAPWTYAGLSVRSGYGAGVESPAWYEHLWRGKTAESRTVSWLASAARLFREEGLDCSPAHVIESARLAESLAALRNRPGAGLRELCEALQTVVCMGEEAPMRLIARRLITGEKLGRVPEGVPAVPLQRDIERLQKKLRLKPEASQKTLDLDLRKEVDLERSRMLHRMNLLDIPWGTDRREGGGKGTFHEVWQLQWEPKLVVDIIQAGVWGGTLLDAAVRRTLDRASRANLPELAALMDAALLADLGEAVEGLVRTLENLAALTTDTLQLLRTLPELVRVARYGDVRGTDTGMVLALVDGMVPRVTVGLHAALSGLNAESSAELSAPLRAAHEAIRLSGREELALMWRQALRRLLAEESGVHAVLRGLAARLLFDDEFLSLDEVASLMSLALSPASEPEESAGWLSSFLGESAMVLLHDDMLWTLVDQWLTTLPAERFKSVLPMLRRTFTEFSAPERRQLAERARRAPGSGGAGAAQSFDRDEARAAFPLPFLRKILGLAAPHAGENERGAHE from the coding sequence ATGGACGAATCCTTGCAGATACGCATATTCGGCATCAGACATCATGGGCCGGGATGCGCCCGCAGCCTTGTGCGGGCGTTTGAGCAGTGGCGGCCGGACGCGATTCTGGTGGAAGGCCCGCCCGAGGGCGAGAGCGTGCTGCCTCTGGCCGCAGACGAAGCCATGACGCCGCCGGTGGCGCTGCTCGTGTATGCGGAGGACGAGGCCCGGCGCGCGGCGTTTTATCCTTTTGCGGAATTTTCTCCCGAATGGCAGGCGCTGCGCTATGCGCTTGCCGAAGGCGTTCCGGTCCGCTTCATGGATCTGCCGGCTGCCGTGCGCTTTGCGCTGGAAAAGAGGGAGGAAGAGGCAGAGAGGGCCGCGGCTGAAACGGCTGAAAACGCTTCTGCTCAGGCGGACGGCGAATCGCCGGAGCTGGCGCAGGAGGGCGAAACGCGGACGGCACAGCTTGAAGCGCCGGACGAAACCGGGGCGGAGAAAACGGCGTCGCATGAAGCGGGAGCGGAGCAACCCGGGAGCGACGGAGAGCCGGACGCGGGGCAGGAGGAGAGCGTTCCGTTCGACGCGGACGATCCGCTGGACTGGCTGGGACGCGCCGCAGGCTACGAAAGCGGGGAGAGCTGGTGGAATCACATGGTGGAGGAGCGGCTCGACGGGCTTGAACTGTTCGAGGCCATCCGCGAGGCCATGACGGCCGTTCGTCAGGAACGCGAGCAGCGCGACGGAGCCGTTTCGGGTCTGGAGGCGCTGCGCGAGGCGCACATGCGTTCGTGCCTGCGCAAGGCGAAGAAGGAAGGATTTTCCCGCATTGCGGTGGTGTGCGGCGCGTGGCATGTGCCTGCGCTGGAAGCGAAGGTGGCCGCCAGGGACGACAACGCGCTTTTGAAGGGACTGCCGAAAATGAAGGCGGTCGCCACCTGGGCGCCGTGGACCTACGCGGGACTCAGCGTGCGGAGCGGCTACGGCGCAGGGGTGGAGTCTCCGGCGTGGTACGAGCATCTGTGGCGCGGAAAAACGGCGGAATCCCGGACTGTGAGCTGGCTTGCGTCGGCGGCGCGGCTCTTTCGCGAGGAGGGGCTGGACTGCTCGCCCGCGCACGTCATTGAATCCGCGAGGCTGGCCGAGTCTCTGGCGGCGCTGCGCAACCGTCCGGGCGCGGGGCTTCGCGAGCTGTGCGAGGCGCTGCAGACCGTGGTCTGCATGGGCGAGGAAGCGCCCATGCGTCTCATTGCGCGGCGTCTCATCACCGGCGAGAAACTGGGGCGCGTGCCGGAAGGCGTGCCTGCGGTGCCGCTTCAGCGGGACATCGAACGTTTGCAGAAAAAGCTCCGACTCAAGCCGGAAGCCTCGCAGAAAACGCTGGATCTCGATCTGCGTAAGGAAGTGGATCTGGAGCGCAGCCGCATGCTGCATCGCATGAATCTGCTGGACATTCCCTGGGGAACGGACAGACGCGAAGGCGGGGGCAAGGGCACGTTCCACGAAGTGTGGCAGCTTCAGTGGGAGCCGAAGCTTGTTGTGGACATCATTCAGGCGGGCGTGTGGGGCGGCACGCTGCTCGACGCTGCGGTGCGCCGCACGCTGGATCGCGCTTCCCGGGCGAATCTGCCCGAGCTTGCCGCCCTGATGGACGCGGCGCTGCTGGCGGATCTCGGGGAAGCGGTGGAAGGACTGGTGCGCACGCTGGAAAATCTGGCCGCGCTCACCACGGACACGCTCCAGCTTCTCCGCACGCTGCCGGAGCTTGTGCGCGTGGCTCGTTACGGCGACGTGCGCGGCACGGACACGGGCATGGTTCTTGCGCTGGTGGACGGCATGGTTCCGCGCGTGACCGTGGGGCTTCATGCGGCGCTCTCCGGGCTCAACGCCGAAAGTTCGGCGGAACTGTCCGCACCGCTGCGCGCGGCGCATGAGGCCATACGCCTGTCCGGACGGGAGGAGCTTGCGCTCATGTGGCGTCAGGCGCTGCGCCGGCTGCTTGCGGAAGAGAGCGGCGTGCATGCCGTGCTTCGCGGTCTGGCCGCCCGGCTTCTTTTCGACGACGAGTTTCTTTCGCTCGACGAGGTGGCGTCGCTCATGAGTCTTGCGCTTTCTCCCGCGTCGGAGCCGGAAGAGTCGGCGGGGTGGCTGTCGTCGTTTCTCGGCGAGAGCGCCATGGTGCTGCTGCACGACGACATGCTGTGGACCCTTGTGGATCAGTGGCTGACGACGCTTCCTGCGGAACGGTTCAAGTCGGTGCTGCCCATGCTTCGCCGCACGTTCACGGAATTTTCCGCGCCGGAACGGCGGCAGCTTGCGGAGCGGGCCCGGCGGGCTCCGGGAAGCGGAGGGGCGGGCGCGGCGCAGTCTTTCGACCGGGACGAGGCGCGCGCGGCGTTTCCGCTGCCTTTTTTGCGGAAGATTCTCGGACTTGCCGCGCCTCACGCGGGGGAAAACGAGCGAGGTGCTCATGAATAA
- a CDS encoding AAA family ATPase, whose translation MSTVDSKDSARVLRQHAEQQFAEELEELKKADSHPRPENWQMSPWAVCTYLMGGRLDNGFEVTPKYIGSRRLMEIAVATLATDRALLLYGVPGTAKSWVSEHLAAAVSGDSTRIIQGTAGTSEEQMRYGWNYAELLAKGPSRQALVESPLMRAMEDGRIARVEELTRIPADVQDTLITILSEKSLPVPELGEEVQAVRGFNVIATANNRDKGVNELSSALKRRFNTVVLPVPATEDEEVAIVEKRVREMGRSLELPAEPPALAEVRRVVRIFRELRNGRTEDGKLKVKTPSGTLSTAEAISVVNSGMALAAHFGDGCLRAADVAASLVGAVVKDPVQDRVIWHEYLETVMKERSDWKDLYRACRDVE comes from the coding sequence ATGAGCACCGTAGATTCCAAAGACTCCGCCCGCGTGCTGCGTCAGCACGCCGAACAGCAGTTTGCCGAAGAGCTGGAAGAACTGAAGAAGGCCGACTCGCATCCGCGCCCGGAGAACTGGCAGATGTCGCCCTGGGCCGTGTGTACCTATCTCATGGGCGGCCGGCTCGACAACGGCTTTGAGGTCACGCCCAAGTACATCGGCAGTCGCCGGCTCATGGAAATCGCCGTGGCCACGCTGGCCACCGATCGCGCGCTGCTTCTGTACGGCGTGCCGGGCACGGCCAAGTCGTGGGTGTCGGAGCATCTGGCCGCGGCCGTGAGCGGCGATTCCACGCGCATCATTCAGGGCACGGCGGGCACGAGCGAGGAACAGATGCGCTACGGCTGGAACTACGCCGAGCTGCTGGCCAAGGGGCCGTCGCGGCAGGCACTGGTGGAAAGTCCGCTCATGCGCGCCATGGAAGACGGCCGCATCGCCCGCGTGGAGGAACTGACCCGCATCCCCGCCGACGTGCAGGACACGCTCATCACCATTCTTTCGGAAAAGTCGCTGCCCGTGCCCGAGCTCGGCGAGGAAGTGCAGGCCGTGCGCGGCTTCAACGTGATCGCCACGGCGAACAACCGCGACAAGGGCGTGAACGAGCTCTCCTCCGCGCTCAAGCGTCGCTTCAACACGGTGGTGCTGCCTGTTCCGGCCACGGAAGACGAGGAAGTGGCCATTGTGGAAAAGCGCGTGCGGGAGATGGGGCGGAGCCTGGAACTGCCCGCCGAGCCGCCTGCGCTTGCCGAAGTGCGCCGCGTGGTGCGCATTTTTCGCGAGCTTCGCAACGGCAGAACCGAAGACGGCAAGCTCAAGGTGAAAACGCCTTCCGGCACGCTGAGCACGGCGGAGGCCATTTCCGTGGTCAACAGCGGCATGGCGCTGGCCGCCCATTTCGGCGACGGCTGCCTGCGCGCGGCCGACGTGGCGGCCAGTCTTGTGGGCGCGGTGGTCAAGGATCCGGTGCAGGACCGCGTGATCTGGCATGAATATCTTGAAACCGTCATGAAGGAACGGAGCGACTGGAAAGACCTTTACCGCGCCTGCCGCGACGTGGAATGA
- a CDS encoding VWA domain-containing protein, translating into MNNDLEKERMRRWVLALGDEARSACPEVTLSEEDAGMSDALSLLYDHGGDGKGLRGGSGASSPRVARWLGDIRKYFPSTVVRAMQKDAFDRLYLKDMLLQPEMLESVQPDVNLVSTLMSLNGVIPPETRETARLVVRKVVDELLKQLEEPMRTAVSGALNRAVRSRRPRYAEIDWNRTIQANLRHWQKEYHTLVPESLIGYGRKARRPQREVILCIDQSGSMASSIVYSSIFGAVMASLPAVKTRLVVFDTSVVDLTDEMRDPVDVLFGVQLGGGTDINRAVGYCQSLISDPRNTVMVLISDLYEGGVERNLLQRASELVQSGVQFITLLALSNEGSPFYDRALAGKLSALGIPCFACTPDIFPGMMAAAIRKEDVCLWAAEQGVVTAPAVRDGA; encoded by the coding sequence ATGAATAACGACCTTGAAAAGGAACGCATGCGGCGCTGGGTGCTGGCGCTCGGCGACGAGGCCAGAAGCGCTTGCCCGGAGGTGACGCTCAGCGAGGAAGACGCGGGCATGAGCGACGCGCTTTCTCTGCTCTACGATCACGGCGGCGACGGAAAAGGGCTTCGCGGAGGCAGCGGCGCGTCGTCTCCCCGCGTGGCGCGCTGGCTCGGCGACATACGCAAATACTTTCCGTCCACGGTGGTGCGGGCCATGCAGAAGGACGCCTTCGACCGCCTTTATCTTAAAGATATGCTTCTGCAGCCGGAAATGCTGGAGTCCGTGCAGCCGGACGTGAATCTGGTTTCCACGCTCATGTCGTTGAACGGCGTCATTCCGCCGGAAACCCGGGAAACGGCAAGGCTGGTGGTGCGCAAGGTCGTGGACGAGCTTTTGAAACAGCTTGAGGAACCCATGCGCACGGCGGTGAGCGGAGCGCTTAACCGGGCGGTGCGCAGTCGCCGTCCCCGCTATGCGGAAATAGACTGGAACCGCACCATTCAGGCCAATCTCCGTCACTGGCAGAAGGAATATCACACGCTGGTTCCGGAATCGCTCATCGGTTACGGACGCAAGGCGCGCCGTCCGCAGAGGGAGGTCATACTCTGCATCGATCAGAGCGGCTCCATGGCGAGTTCCATCGTGTACTCCAGCATTTTCGGCGCGGTCATGGCGTCGCTGCCTGCCGTGAAGACGCGCCTTGTGGTGTTCGACACCTCGGTGGTCGATCTTACCGACGAAATGCGCGATCCCGTGGACGTGCTCTTCGGCGTGCAGCTCGGCGGCGGCACGGACATCAACCGGGCCGTGGGGTACTGTCAGTCGCTCATCAGCGATCCGCGCAACACCGTCATGGTGCTGATTTCCGACTTGTACGAAGGCGGCGTGGAACGGAATCTGCTCCAGCGGGCCAGCGAGCTTGTGCAGTCGGGGGTGCAGTTCATCACGCTGCTGGCGCTGAGCAATGAGGGCAGTCCCTTTTACGACAGGGCGCTGGCCGGAAAGTTGTCGGCCCTGGGCATTCCCTGTTTTGCCTGCACGCCGGACATCTTTCCGGGCATGATGGCGGCCGCCATCCGTAAGGAAGACGTCTGCCTCTGGGCGGCGGAGCAGGGCGTGGTCACGGCTCCTGCGGTCCGTGATGGAGCGTGA
- a CDS encoding NADH-ubiquinone oxidoreductase-F iron-sulfur binding region domain-containing protein codes for MEKSPETQKALAVLEKFTSDQCCGKCISCREGTRQMQQILSDSPLPSPSPEDLALLTELGTLIDHTARCGLGKSIARQVLSVLEHQGGEERVIEEYLPGPYQELIFFDIDPKRCKGCSRCARICPVHAITGVVKQPFVINHEICIKCGTCMMNCKFGAISIKD; via the coding sequence ATGGAAAAGTCACCGGAAACTCAGAAGGCTCTGGCCGTTCTTGAAAAATTCACCAGCGATCAGTGCTGCGGCAAATGCATTTCCTGCCGGGAAGGCACAAGGCAGATGCAGCAGATTCTCTCCGATTCTCCTCTTCCCTCCCCCTCCCCGGAAGACCTGGCCCTGCTCACGGAGCTCGGAACGCTCATCGATCACACCGCCCGCTGCGGTCTCGGCAAGAGCATCGCGCGGCAGGTGCTCTCCGTACTGGAGCATCAGGGCGGCGAGGAACGCGTCATCGAAGAGTACCTGCCCGGCCCCTATCAGGAACTGATCTTTTTCGACATCGATCCCAAACGCTGCAAGGGCTGTTCCCGCTGCGCGCGCATCTGCCCCGTACACGCCATCACCGGCGTGGTGAAGCAGCCCTTCGTCATCAACCATGAAATCTGCATCAAGTGCGGCACCTGCATGATGAACTGCAAGTTCGGCGCCATTTCCATCAAGGACTAA
- the ruvA gene encoding Holliday junction branch migration protein RuvA, giving the protein MLAYLEGRVLERTENGCVLVTAGGIGYEIFLPEHALTQLPAQGGSAAFYTSFIVREDAQELFGFPSWDERQTFNLLTGINRVGARTALAILSRYRPDDLRRIVADDDAAALTQVSGIGKKTAQQIFLELKYKLKGEAPVSLSAAAAGRPSVYRDALTGLANLGYDEDTAGQVLRKVLESDPELDVGEALRAALKALARGKK; this is encoded by the coding sequence ATGCTTGCTTATTTGGAAGGGCGGGTGCTGGAGCGCACCGAGAACGGCTGCGTGCTGGTAACGGCCGGCGGCATAGGCTACGAGATTTTTCTGCCGGAACATGCGCTGACTCAGCTTCCTGCCCAGGGCGGCTCCGCGGCTTTTTATACGAGCTTCATCGTGCGCGAGGACGCGCAGGAACTGTTCGGCTTTCCTTCCTGGGACGAGCGGCAGACCTTCAATCTTTTGACCGGCATCAATCGTGTGGGCGCGCGCACGGCTCTCGCCATACTTTCGCGTTATCGCCCCGATGATCTGCGCCGTATCGTTGCCGACGATGACGCCGCCGCCCTGACGCAGGTTTCGGGCATCGGCAAGAAAACGGCACAGCAGATTTTTCTGGAGTTGAAATATAAGCTGAAGGGCGAGGCTCCCGTTTCCCTGTCCGCCGCGGCGGCGGGGCGGCCTTCCGTGTATCGCGACGCACTGACGGGCCTGGCCAATCTGGGATATGACGAGGACACGGCCGGGCAGGTGCTCAGAAAGGTGCTGGAGAGCGATCCGGAGCTTGACGTGGGCGAAGCGCTGCGCGCCGCATTGAAGGCGCTGGCCAGAGGAAAGAAGTAA